A window of Schistocerca serialis cubense isolate TAMUIC-IGC-003099 chromosome 1, iqSchSeri2.2, whole genome shotgun sequence genomic DNA:
ACTGCTGCACGGTAAGAGACTTTTTGAGACAGTATTGATACAGgacatcgcgaagtaggggagaaagTGACGCAAGTGTGATATACGAGTTGGGGTGTCAGacattgaaacaaaggcatttttgaaatttcctggcagattaaaactgtgtgccggaccgagactcgaactcgggacctagtggaattgaagctgtgaggacgagtcgtgggtCATGCTTGGGTTGTCCAGATGGTAGACCacattcccgcgaaaggcaaaggtcccgagttcgagtctcggcctgtaacacagttttaatctaccaggaagtttcatagcacttCACATTCCACCGCagggtggaaatttcattctggaaaggcgtttttcattgcaaagagatattttcacgaaatttcgatcagtgACTTTCTCCACTGAATGCGAAAATACATTGCTGGCGTCTATCTATATAGGGGCGTATTGGTCACCGTAATAATGTGAGAGAACCGAGCGAGAtggggcagtggttagcgcacaggactcgcattcgggaggacgacggttcaaacccgcgtctggccatcttgatctagtcttcgttgatccattatggatcgtgggacgacggctggcataaacttcttgatgcaataatttaccaacagccgtatgtattgtagaaatttattttattttatgaacttctatgtgctaccagtttcggcattacattgatgccatcttcaggccccactcgtcatagtcgtgaAATCGCTATACACGaaagagccatataactggatcagtGAATCagatcgtcctgcaacagctcttggtggccaggcgacacaatTTTtctcagtctgtgtcgcctggccaccaagagctgttgcaggacgatttgattcactgatccagttatatggctctttCGTGTATAGCGATTtcacgactatgacgagtggggcctgaagatggcatcaatgtaatgccgaaactagtagcatatagaagttcataaaataaaataaatttctacaatacatacggctgttggtaaattattgcatcaagaaaatcttgatctaggttttccatgatttgcctaaatcgcttcaggcaaatgccaggatggttcctttgaaagggcacagccagctttcttccccatccttccctaatccgatgggaccgatgacctcgctgtttggtcacctccatcgaatcaaccaaccaaccaataaagtaagagaaattagatcTCCTATTCGAGAGTAGAACGGCGGAGAAGTAGtctgacggtggttcgatgaactcctgtcaagcacttaagtgtgaacagcagagtagtaaaggagatttagaTAGTCtatatgctcgtattttgttcattggacGACAATATGAAAGTATCTAACGCATTTAGGAAGACAGGAAATGGGGAGACTGGTGCCTGTTGTTTGCTGCGTGTTCAcaaacgagctgggtttcacaacatCGATGAATGCATAGGGTCTTCCACCACGGGTTGGTGATTTGGTGTAACCACTGCCGGCGgggatggccgagcgtttctaggcgcttcagtctggaaccgcgcgaccgctacggtcgcaggttcgaatcctgcctcgagcatggatgtgtgtgatgtccttaggttagttaggtttaagtagttctatgttctaggggactgatgacttcagaagataagtctcatagtgctcagagccatttgaaccattttttgtaaccacTGCAAAAAATCAAAGCGGAAAGAGCACAGCACCAATACTTCCAGTTTTATGAGCCACGTGGGACGTCCACGGCGACCCTATCGACGGCACGGTGTGACTCACACCGACGCTCTGTGCGTTGTCGTTACCTGGGCGCTGGCACTGCCGGCAGGGGGTCCTCCGCGTCCTCGGACTCGACGGCGGGCGCGTCGAGGGCCTGGCGGCGCCGCCTGCTGCTGTGTGGCtgcggctgcgggggcggctgcGCAGCCAGCAGGTTGGGGCTGTCCTCGGGCCGGCTGGGCACGCCCCCGCGGCCGCCGCCCTCCAGCCGCAGCAGCGGCAGCGCGGGCGCCCTGCGCAGCACCGCGTCGCTGTTGTCCGCCGGCGGCGGGTCCGACTCCACCGTCAGCGACCTCCTGCCGGACACGCAGACACACTGCTCACACCAACACGCTAcagctagctgtgaaatcaaagtcGGAAGGCTTTGGAGCAAGTTAAAGCTTATTAATCACAATGCATCTGACAACCAAGAATACAGAAATGCTCTGAAACCAAAGATACAGATTAcagaatacactaatggccattaaaattgctacaccactaagatgacgtggtacagacgcgaaatttaactgacaggaagaagatgcagtgatatgcgaatgatcaacttttcagagcattcacacaaggttggcgccggtatgacacctacaacgtgctgacatgacgaaagtgtccaaccgatttctcgtacacagacagcagatgaccggcattgcctggtgaaacgttattgtgatgcctcatgtaaggaggagaaatgcgtacca
This region includes:
- the LOC126480788 gene encoding uncharacterized protein LOC126480788, with protein sequence MRAAATAALCLALSVSPWWAVCVTASPVPSPVTPEDTSEVDNFDSRVSLTQEEMSALHSSTLRPHAPPVVKRSLTVESDPPPADNSDAVLRRAPALPLLRLEGGGRGGVPSRPEDSPNLLAAQPPPQPQPHSSRRRRQALDAPAVESEDAEDPLPAVPAPSGNAADDSYANYSE